In a genomic window of Pararge aegeria chromosome 7, ilParAegt1.1, whole genome shotgun sequence:
- the LOC120624972 gene encoding alpha-1,3-mannosyl-glycoprotein 2-beta-N-acetylglucosaminyltransferase, producing MRLNIRKFIFAIGIFVVLWLIISYSSIFVPEDKSKNSASRMEVELDKLQNKMRDQLSDSYKLLEKVKSRLKKTEEKSIEDIARESFKAENDIDMALDGSIVLPILVIACDRVTVKRCLDNLVKFRPDKDTFPIIVSQDCGHNETYKVIRSFTDADPSITVVQQPELSEIPLPRAKVKFKGYYKIARHYRFALNHVLVGLEYDAVIIVEDDLDISPDFFEYFLGTYPLLYKDPSIWCISAWNDNGKKELIDLSRPELLHRTDFFPGLGWLLKRDTWLQLEPKWPEAFFDDWLRDPQNTQGRACIRPEISRTYSFGKIGVSKGLFFDMHLRYMQLNMEFVGFTKLNLTYLLKDNYDSSYTELVASLPETSPEEVMAGASTESALRVSYSSAKTYRKAAKKLGLMDDFRSGIPRTAYRGIVTCFIRNRRVYLAPNYEWTKYDPSWG from the exons ATGAGACTGAATATAAGAAAATTCATTTTCGCTATCGGTATCTTTGTTGTACTATGGCTTATAATATCCTACTCGTCTATCTTTGTACCGGAGGATAAATCGAAGAATAGTGCATCACGGATGGAAGTAGAATTAgataaattgcaaaataaaatgaGGGACCAGTTGAGTGATAGTTATAAGTTGTTGGAAAAGGTCAAAAGTCGCTTGAAGAAGACTGAAGAGAAAAGTATTGAAGATATTGCAAGAGAGTCATTTAAAGCGGAGAATGATATTGATATGGCTCTAG ATGGCAGCATAGTTTTACCCATTTTAGTTATAGCGTGCGATCGAGTGACTGTGAAGAGGTGTTTGGacaatttagttaaatttagACCTGACAAAGACACATTTCCTATTATAGTCAGTCAG GATTGCGGCCACAATGAAACCTACAAAGTGATCAGATCGTTCACCGACGCCGACCCTTCTATAACGGTGGTTCAACAACCCGAGCTATCCGAGATACCCCTGCCTCGAGCGAAGGTCAAGTTCAAGGGCTACTACAAGATAGCCAGGCACTACCGGTTTGCGCTCAACCACGTCTTAGTGGGCTTGGAGTATGACGCTGTCATAATTGTTGAAG ATGACCTCGACATATCTCCAGATTTTTTTGAGTATTTCCTGGGTACCTACCCCCTATTATATAAGGACCCTAGTATATG GTGCATATCAGCATGGAATGACAACGGGAAGAAAGAATTAATAGACCTATCTCGGCCAGAGCTGTTGCATCGTACAGATTTCTTTCCCGGCCTCGGTTGGCTGCTAAAAAGAGATACCTGGTTACAACTGGAGCCCAAATGGCCTGAAGC GTTTTTCGACGACTGGCTTCGCGATCCCCAGAACACGCAAGGCAGAGCATGTATCAGACCCGAAATTTCAAGGACATACAGTTTTGGAAAG ataggCGTCAGCAAAGGCCTGTTCTTCGATATGCACTTGAGGTACATGCAACTAAACATGGAGTTTGTCGGGTTCACTAAACTCAACCTCACTTATCTACTCAAG GATAACTACGACAGTTCCTACACGGAACTGGTCGCTTCGTTACCGGAGACGTCGCCCGAGGAGGTAATGGCCGGTGCGAGTACTGAATCCGCGCTCCGCGTGTCCTACTCCTCCGCCAAAACTTACCGGAAGGCGGCCAAGAAACTTGGACTTATGGATGACTTCAGA AGCGGTATACCCCGTACGGCGTATCGAGGTATAGTGACCTGTTTTATAAGAAACCGACGCGTCTACCTCGCCCCTAACTATGAGTGGACCAAATACGACCCGAGTTGGGGCTAA